The segment CGGTGGCCGTCAGGTCAAGCACGCTGGTCTGGCCGGCCGTGACGTTGGCGGCCACGGCGGCGAGGTTGGCGAGATTGAAGGCGTTGAGCGCAACATTGACGTCCAGCAGACTGGCCTGCGCATTGGCGGCAGCCGCGTCGGCATCGGCCTGGTCGGCCGCTTGCTGCAAGGCGACGACGTCGGTCTGGTCGGCCACTGTCTGCGCATTGGCGGCATCGCTGGCGGCGGCCGCGTCGGCGGCGGCCAGGGCGGCCGCATCCGTCTGGTTGGCCGTCGTTTGCGCGGCCAGCGCGGCGGCGGCATCGGCATCGGAAATGATTTGCAGGGCGGCCGCGTCCGTCAATGCCGCTTGTGCGGCGGCGCTGACGGAGGTGCTGGCGGCCGCATCGGCCGTGATTTGCAGGGCTGCCGCGTCGCTCTGGTTGGCGGTAATTACGGCATTCGCCGCCACGGTGACTGCAGCGGCAGCGGCGACGTCGAGTGCGGCCGCATCGGCACTGGCGGCCAGTGCGGCGGCGGCTGCCGTGGCAGCGTCGGCATCGGAAATCAGGGCAAGCGCAGCCGCGTCCGTCAAGTTGGCTTGCAGTTGTGCCGCATCAGCCGCCGCGGTGGCGGCATCGGCGATCAGGCCCAGGGTGGGCGCGTCCGTCATGTTCGCTTGCGTCTGCGCATTGGCGGCGTTCGTCGCGGCGGCATCGGCGGCGGCCTGCAGGGCGACGGCGTCCGTCGCGTTGGCGATGGCCGCGTCCTGGGCGGCGATGGCGGCGGCGGCGTCCGCCGCCATCGTCAGCGCCACGGCATCGGTCAGGCTGGCCTGCGCATCGGCGGCAATGGCCGCATTCGCGGCGGCGGTGGCGGCGGTGCCCAGTGCCGTGGCGTCGCTGGCATTGGCCGCTGTCGCCGCATCGGCGGCGGCCGTGGCGGCCGCGTTCGCGGCGGCGGCCAGGGCGGCGGCGTCGGTGACATCGGCCAGTTCGGTCGCAGCGGCAGACGCGGCGGCATCCGCATCGGAAATGAGGGCCAGGGCGGCGGCATCCGTCAAGCCGGCCTGGATGTTGGCCGCGACGGCGGCATTGGCGGCGGCAGTGGCCGCCAGATCCAGGGCGGCGGCGTCCGTGGCATTGGCCAGGGCCGTGGCGGCGGCGGCAGCGGCCGCATCATTGGCCGAGACGACGCCAAGCGCTGCCGCATCGCTCAGCGCTGCCTGCGTGTTGGCCGCAGTGGCGACCACGTCGGCCGCATCGGCGATGGCTTGCAGGGCAGGGGCGTTGGTCTGGTCCGCTTGTGTTTGTGCCGCATCGGCAGCGGCGTGCGCGGCGGCGGCGTTGGCGGCGGCCGTGGCGGCAGCCGCATCGTCATTTTGCGCCGATGTGGCGGCCGTTTGCGACTGGGCCGCGGCGGCGGCCGCAACGGCGGCGGCGCTGTCGTCACTGGTTGCGGCGGCAGCGGCGGCTTGCGCGCCGGGAACGACGGCAGCCGCGCCGGCCGCCAGCGTGTCGTCGCTGGTGGCGTTATTGGCGGCGAGCAGGGCTGCCGCCGCGGTAGCGGCGGCCTGCGCCGCCAGTTGGTCGGCCAGGATGGCCGCATTTGCCGCAGCCAGCGACGCTGCTGCCGTGGCTGCCGCAGCGGCGGCGGCGGCGTCATCGGCCAGGGCATTGTTGGCGGCGGCGACAGCGGCGGCGGCGGCCAGCACGGCTGCGTCCGTCACGACGGTGGTGGTGGATTGATTCCCCGTGCCACCCTGTCCGCCGGTCGAGCCGCCCGTACCGCCCGTACCACCGGTTCCGCCCGTGCCTGTACCACCGGTCCCTCCCGTCCCGGTACCGCCGGTCCCTGTTCCTCCTGTCCCACCGGTTCCCGTGCCGCCCGTGCCTCCCGTGCCCGTGCCGCCCGTGCCTCCTGTGCCTCCTGTGCCCGTTCCTCCTGTCCCCGTGCCACCCGTGCCGGAACCGCCAGCCGCGGCGCCACCTCCGCCGCCACCGCCGGCCGCGGCGGCCACCAGGCCCAGGCCGCCGAGCGCGCCCAGCACGCCAAGTCCGCCCAGGCCACCGGCCGCGCCCGCGCCGGCCGCGCCGCCGGCGCCAGCCGATGCCCCGGCTACATCCACGACACTGCCGCTGGGGATGCCGGCCGCACCCGCGCCTGTGCCCGCCGCGCCTGCGGCGCCACCATTGTTATCGCTTTGCGGCGTGCCGAGGTCGGCGCCAGCGTTGCCGGCCTGGCCTGCGGCCGCGCCGCTGCCACCGGCGGCCAGGGCGGCCGCAGCCACGGCGCCCGCCGTGCCCAGGGCGGCGGCATTGCCGTTCTCGGCGGCCCCCGTGACTTCCACGACATTTTCCGGCGGCATGGTCGCGCTGGCATCGGCCCCTTTGATCAGTTCATCTTCGTCATATTGCTTGCGGTCGCCGTTTTTTGGGTCGACTGCTTTTTTTGCGGGCGTCGCGAGTTTGGCGCCAGCGCCTTCTGCATTGACGGGAACTTGTGCTGGATTTTGGGTGGTGGCCATTTGAAAGTCTCCGGAAAAGGTTATGTGTTCGTTCAATTTTCTAAAATAATAAAAAATCAATAATATGATTCGCTTTCCTGCTTGCTCCGGCGAGGCTTGGGCCGTGGTTGAACTCTGGTGTTTCGGATGTTGATAGTGGCAAGTAAAACATAAATGGGAAAAAACGCTGGGGCAAAAGAGCGCTATTTCGGCAATATTAAAAATATAATTTTCATATTTGTTTTGCGTGTCGCCGCTTTCCCGTGTTTTGTTGCGCCGGCAAGCCGCATGTCAGGCGATACGCTCTGGCAGAAGCCGGCCTTGAGACGATAAATATACTAGCGCTCACTCTGATGGTAGTTTCAATTTTGAAACTTCCAATTTCATTTTGATCACTTTCCACGACATTATTTTCTCTGGCCTCAAGCGGGTGAATAGTCACGAATTGTCACGAAACAGGCGTTTTTTACCGAGTCTATTGCCGTGCTTGCGTATTTCTGCGCCTTTTATCCAAAAAAACCGCCTTGCTATCGAATTGCTAGTTGTTGTTTTTTTGAATGCCGATTATCAAATCTGATTGGTAATAAAATACGATAGAAATAATTATTTGCAATTTTTATATCGCATTAATCCTATCGAAATAATAGTCTCGATTCGATGGCAGGGGTTTTTCATAATAACTATCAATAAAGAAGTTATTATTCCAGGGGCTTGAGCGGAGTCGGAATGGAAAACGCCCCGTCGGGCGGGGCGTTTTCATGGAGCGGTGATATGGCGCTGTCAGCCTTCTTCGCGCCAGCGGCGCAGGCGGATGGCGGCGTAAATCAGCGCCGCGCCTGCCGCCGCACCCAGCCAGACGGCCGGCAAGGCCAGGCTGGACCAGGAATTGCTGAATACGTCGATGCGTGTCACGTGCGATCCTCCTTCCGCCAGCGCATGCATGTGCGGCAGCAGGTCCGGTTCGAACAGATACCAGCTGCCGGGGAGGGTGCCGAGCAGCGCGCGTCCGATGACGTTCATCTGTATCCAGCCGACGTCGCTTTCCGTCTGCGTCAGCTTGCCGGCCCAGACGGTCAGGACCAGCAGCAGCAGCGGCACGCCGACGGCCCACAGGAAGACTTTGGACTTGGCCCAGCTCGATACCATCAGCAGCCAGCCCACCGTCGGCAAGGCCCACAGGCAATATACGGGCAGCAAGCCGAACACGCGCAGCGGTCCCAGATACAGGCCGGGGGAGGCCAGCAGTTCGGCAAACACGTGGATGCCGTTGACCGCCAGCACGCCGCTGAGGATCAGGACGAGGGCCAGCGAAGTCAGGCTGGCGGCGGCGGCCACGATCAGCGGCGCGACCAGCAGGGCGATGGCCGCTTTTGACAGCACCGTCTGCGCATCCGAGATGGGCAGCGATTTCCAGAACAGCACGCTGCGGTCGCGGCGGTCGTCATGCAAGGCGCTCAGGCAATAGAAAAACACGAGGAAGCCCAGCGCCAGGAACAGCGGCGCGGCCGCGTACGTATAGTTGTTGGCGACGGCGTCGATGATTTCCGTGCGGCGCGGGCCGAAGCTGCTGGTATTGAAGACTTTGCTCCAGGACACTTCCTCGCCATTGACGATCAGCGCCGTGCGCATCTTGGTCTTGGCGATGGTGGCTATCGTCATCAGGGCGCCCAGCACGGTCATGACGATGCCGATCAGGGCGGGCGTCCACACCAGCATGCCCTTGTGTTCCCACAATTCACGCCGGATCAGCCATTGCATCTTGTTGGCAGGGGAAATACTCATTGGTACGATCCTTTCATGGTCGCGACAAACAGGTCTGCGAGGCTGGGCGTGCGCACCTCGCCCAGGGCGGCCAGCTGGGTGCGGGCGACGCCATCGAACAGCATCACCGACTTGCCGAACACGCTGCGTTCGCTGATCGGCTGCAGGGCGCGCGCCGGATTGACGTGCTGCGGGCCCACCATCACTTCGATGTAGCGCTCGCCCACTTCTTCCATGCTCGAGGCCAGCACGATCTTGCCGTCGCGAATGAACATCAGGTCGCTGAGGATGTGTTCCACCTCCTCGATCTGGTGCGTGGTGATGACGATGGTCTTGTTTTCATCGAAATAATCTTCCAGCAAGTTCTGGTAGAACTGCTTGCGGTACAGAATGTCCAGGCCCAGGGTGGGCTCGTCGAGCACGAGCAGCTTGGCGTCGATGGCCATGACCAGCGCCAGGTGCAGCTGCACCACCATGCCCTTCGACATGGCCTTGACCTTCATCTTCGGCGACAGCTTGGTGTGGGCCAGGTAGCGCTCGGCCTTGCTGCGGTCGAAACGGGGATGCACGCCCGCAACGAAATCGATGGCGTCGGCCACGCGCAGCCAGCCCGGCAGGATGGCCACGTCGGCGATGAAGCACACGTCGTCCATCAGCGCATCGCGCTGCACGCGGGGATCGCGCCCCAGCACCGACAAGTCGCCGTCGAAGCCCGTCAGGCCCAGGATGGCTTTCAGCGTGGTGGTCTTGCCGGAACCGTTAGGCCCGATCAAGCCGACGATGCGCCCCGGCGCGATATCGAAGCTGATGCCATCGATGGCCACCTGCCTGCCATACTGCTTGCGCAAGCCGCGCGCGCTGATGACGCTGTCCTTGTTCAATGCATTCATGCGTTCTCTCCGTGTGCGCCGCTGTCGCGGCTCGCTTGCAGTAGTTGCTCGAGGTTCAGGCCCAGTTGCGTGATGCGTTCCAGCATCGCCGGCCATTCTTCGCGCATGAAGCGCTCGCGTTCACTGGCCAGCAATTTGTCGCGGGCGCCTTCCAAGACGTACATGCCGAGTCCTCTGCGTTTTTCCACCAGGGCATCGTCGACCAGTTCCTGGTAGGCGCGCGACACCGTGATGGGATTCAATTGATAATCGGCCGCCACCTGGCGCACCGAAGGCAGGGCGTCGCCGGACTGCAGCACGCCATCGAGCATCATGCCCACCACCCTGGCCTTGAGCTGGCGGTAGATGGGGCTATTGTCATTCCATTCCGCGCTCATGGGATGGGCTCCGACAAGGGCGGGGCGGTGCGGCGCGTGAAAAATGCTGTAGGCATCAAAGCTCCGTGGTTTATTGAGTTGGTGTTGTAGTTAACTATAACACTAAGTCTCAAAAAATCAACACCTATTTTCAGGCCAGCCGCGCCCGCAAGTCCAGCGCATTGAACAGGGCGGCCCCGGCCGCCGTGTTGTCGAAGATGCACCAGCTGCCCGCGTGCGCCGGTGTGCGCAATTCTCCGGCCAGCATCGCCAGGTAATCGGCAGGATAGTCCGAGTAGTATATTTTCGGACTGCCGTGCAGGCGCACGTAGGCGGTTTCCGTCGTCGGCACGTGCGGGCCGGGCTGGCCGGCAGGGGGATCGGCGCGCACGCGGGTGATGCCATGTATCGTTAACAGGTCGGTCGCGCCCGTTTCGAACCAGCTGGAGTGGCGCGCCTCGCACGCGAGCATGCCGTCGAAGCGCTGGCGCAGCGCATGGAAAAATGCGGCGGCCACGTCCGCTTCGAAACGCAGGCTGGGGGGAAGTTGCACCAGCACGCAACCCAGTTTGTTCCCCAGTTGCAAGACTTCTCCCGCAAAACGCTCCAGTTCGGCCTCACCCTCGCGCAAGCGCCGTTCGTGCGTGATGCTGCGCGGCAATTTCACGCTGAAGCGGAAATGGGCGGGCACGCTGGCGGCCCAGCGCGCGTAGGTTGACGGCTGGTGCGGGCGGTAGAAGGAGCTGTTGATTTCCACGCAGTCGAGCACCTGGGCATAGCGCTGCAGGTGGCTGCCATCGAGGGGGAAGTGGCTGGCGGCGGCGCTGGAAATGCTCCAGCCGGCCGTGCCGATGTAAACAGTATGCATGGCGCCATTACAGCAAGGCCAGGCGGGCCCGGCTATCGGACAAACGCCCGTGCCGCCGTCGGCGCGGGCCTAGTCGATGATGTTGCCGTTCAGGTCGTGGCGCGTGATGTTGCCGCGCGTATCGATGGCGATCCAGCCGCCGCGCGGCGGCGTCACGTCGCATTCCCAGTCGGGCAGGACATAGCGCAAGGTATGGCCGACCTGGTGCAGTGCAGGGCGGTGCGTATGGCCGTGGATCATGATGGTGCTCGCATGGTCGGCAAATACTTGCGCGACAGCATCAGGCGTGACATCCATGATCTCCATGGATTTTTCGCCATTGTGCTCGCGGCTGCTTTTGCGCAAACCGTCGATGATGGCCTTGCGCTGCGCCAGCGGCATGGACAGGAACTGTTGTTGCCAGGCGGGCTGGCGCACCATGGCGCGAAATTCCATGTATTGCACGTCTTTCGTGCATTCGGCGTCGCCATGCAGCAAGACGATGCGCTGGCCGGCAATCGTGGCCACATGCGGTTCGCTGAGCAGGGTGGCGCCGGCGGCGGCGGCAAAGCCGGAGCCGACCAGAAAGTCGCGGTTGCCGGCGATCCAGTAGACGTGCACGCCAGCATCGCTGACGGCGCGGATGGCGGCCGTCATGCGCGCATTGAACGGGTCTTCCAGGTCATCGTCGCCGGCCCAGTATTCGAACAGGTCGCCTAATAGATACAGCGCTTGCGCATATTGCGCATGGTGTTCCAGGAAAGAAAGAAACGCCGCGCTCGTGCGCGGGTGCGAGCTCTGCAGATGCAGGTCGGAAATAAAGAGTGCGGCAGGCATTGTCATCGTTCAACGCTCCCAAAAAGTGATGTGCATGGAAAAGCGCAAACGCTGCAATGCCTGTTGTTCATGATGCTGTAGCCTGATTACGCGGCTTCTACCTTCTCGATGATCACGTCCGTCACTGGCACGTCGGCGAACATGCCGGCGCGCGAGGTTTTCACGGCGCGGATGGCGTCGACGACTTCCTTGCCTTCGGTGACTTTACCGAACACGGCGTAGCCCCAGCCGTCCTGGCCTGGATAGTCGAGGAAGCTGTTGTTCTTGATGTTGATGAAGAACTGGGCCGATGCCGAATGCGGGTCCGACGTGCGGGCCATGGCCAGCGTGTACGTGTCGTTTTTCAGGCCGTTCTTGGCTTCGTTTTCCACGGTGGCGTCGGCTGGCTTTTGTTTCATGCCTGGCTCGAAACCGCCGCCCTGGATCATGAAGCCGTCGATGACGCGGTGGAAAATCGTGTTGTCGTAGTGACCGGCTTTCATGTAGGCCAGGAAGTTGGCAACCGTTTTCGGCGCTTTCTCGGCGTCCAGTTCAGCGG is part of the Janthinobacterium sp. 67 genome and harbors:
- a CDS encoding DUF72 domain-containing protein translates to MHTVYIGTAGWSISSAAASHFPLDGSHLQRYAQVLDCVEINSSFYRPHQPSTYARWAASVPAHFRFSVKLPRSITHERRLREGEAELERFAGEVLQLGNKLGCVLVQLPPSLRFEADVAAAFFHALRQRFDGMLACEARHSSWFETGATDLLTIHGITRVRADPPAGQPGPHVPTTETAYVRLHGSPKIYYSDYPADYLAMLAGELRTPAHAGSWCIFDNTAAGAALFNALDLRARLA
- a CDS encoding GntR family transcriptional regulator, with translation MSAEWNDNSPIYRQLKARVVGMMLDGVLQSGDALPSVRQVAADYQLNPITVSRAYQELVDDALVEKRRGLGMYVLEGARDKLLASERERFMREEWPAMLERITQLGLNLEQLLQASRDSGAHGENA
- a CDS encoding ABC transporter ATP-binding protein; this encodes MNALNKDSVISARGLRKQYGRQVAIDGISFDIAPGRIVGLIGPNGSGKTTTLKAILGLTGFDGDLSVLGRDPRVQRDALMDDVCFIADVAILPGWLRVADAIDFVAGVHPRFDRSKAERYLAHTKLSPKMKVKAMSKGMVVQLHLALVMAIDAKLLVLDEPTLGLDILYRKQFYQNLLEDYFDENKTIVITTHQIEEVEHILSDLMFIRDGKIVLASSMEEVGERYIEVMVGPQHVNPARALQPISERSVFGKSVMLFDGVARTQLAALGEVRTPSLADLFVATMKGSYQ
- a CDS encoding UDP-2,3-diacylglucosamine diphosphatase, which codes for MPAALFISDLHLQSSHPRTSAAFLSFLEHHAQYAQALYLLGDLFEYWAGDDDLEDPFNARMTAAIRAVSDAGVHVYWIAGNRDFLVGSGFAAAAGATLLSEPHVATIAGQRIVLLHGDAECTKDVQYMEFRAMVRQPAWQQQFLSMPLAQRKAIIDGLRKSSREHNGEKSMEIMDVTPDAVAQVFADHASTIMIHGHTHRPALHQVGHTLRYVLPDWECDVTPPRGGWIAIDTRGNITRHDLNGNIID
- a CDS encoding peptidylprolyl isomerase, with product MTSVIITTNLGKITAELDAEKAPKTVANFLAYMKAGHYDNTIFHRVIDGFMIQGGGFEPGMKQKPADATVENEAKNGLKNDTYTLAMARTSDPHSASAQFFINIKNNSFLDYPGQDGWGYAVFGKVTEGKEVVDAIRAVKTSRAGMFADVPVTDVIIEKVEAA